AACAGGTAAGTGAATTCAAGCATCTGGTGAAAACGCTGCATAAGGCAGGGATCGAGGTGATCCTGGATGTGGTGTATAATCATACTGGTGAAGGCAACCACATGGGGCCTACTTTATCTTTCCGGGGAATAGACAATGCATCTTATTATCGACTCACGGAAGATAAACGCTATTACATGGATTATACCGGTACCGGTAATACCCTGAACGCTTATCTGCCCAATGTACTCCGACTGATGATGGACAGTCTGCGCTACTGGATACAGGACATGCATGTAGACGGCTTCCGCTTCGATCTCGCATCTACACTTGCCCGCGAACTGCATGAAGTCAACACCCTAAGTGCCTTTTTCGATATCATCTATCAGGACCCTGTTATCTCCCAGGTAAAGCTGATCGCGGAGCCCTGGGACATTGGCGAGGGCGGCTATCAGGTAGGTAAATTTCCTCCCGGATGGGCGGAGTGGAACGGAAAGTACCGCGACTGTATCCGGGACTACTGGCGGGGAGCGGATAGCATGTTAGGTGAATTTGCCGAACGATTTACCGGTAGCTCTGATCTCTATAAGAATGACTACCGTAGTCCGACGGCTAGTATCAACTTCGTAACAGCACACGACGGATTTACCTTACATGATCTGGTTTCCTACAACGATAAACATAATGAGGCGAACCTCGATGACAACAGGGACGGAGAAGACCATAACCGCTCCTGGAACTGTGGCGCGGAAGGCCCTACTGATGATGAAGTCGTGCTGGCATTGAGACGTCGCCAGCAACGTAATTTCTTTGCAACCTTATTATTGTCCCAGGGCGTGCCGATGATAGTAGCAGGGGATGAGCAGGGTCGCACCCAACAGGGAAACAATAACTGTTACTGCCAGGATAATGAAATGTCCTGGGTACACTGGGAGCATGTAGATCAGGACCTGATGCAATTCACCCGCCAGCTGATCGCATTGAGGAAGGCACATCCTGCCTTCTGTCGCAGAAGATGGTTCCAGGGCCAACCCATTAAGGGCATAGGACTGGAGGATATCGCCTGGTTCCTTCCCGACGGTTCCGAGATGTCCGATGAACACTGGAGTCATGACTTTGCCAAATCCATGGCGGTATTCTTCAACGGAAAAGGGTTGCACGCCAGTGGCCCGCAAGGTGAGCAGATAGTGGATGACAATTTTTATATCATCTTCAATGCCCATTATGAACCACTGGAATTTTGCCTTCCGGCACAGAAGTATGGACATACCTGGACGAAGATCATTGATACCTGTGATATGCAGGTCCAGACTGGAAGTGAAGAATATAAGGCGGAACAGAAGATCAATGTGGATGCGCGCTCAGTCGTGGTGCTCAGCCATAAGCTGATGCATTAGTTATTGGTTGATAAAATACATGAATTGTGCTGGACTGCCGGGTAATTGTATCATCCTCTCATGATGCAGGCCGATCTTGTTCAACAGCGCAATAGCGTGTACATTCTTTTGGGTGGTGATCGCTGCTACCCGGGGTAATTTCAATGTAGTAAGGGCATACTCCTTTACTGCATTGGCTGCCTCATACGCATACCCTTTGCCGGTATAGTCAGGCAGAAAGGCAAACCCGATATCCACATCATCCAGCCCATCCCGCTTAATTAATCCCGTCATGCCAATAGGTGTTTTATCTTCTTTCAGCGCAATCAGGTATAGTCCGAACCCATACTGGTCATAACTTGCCTGTGGTCCGTTGATGATGTAGTTACGGGCATCATGCAGCCCTCTGATGTTCCTGTCACCAATATAGGTAAGCCAGGTAGGCGAATTGAGCAAACGGTATACAAAAGGTGCGTCGTCAATGGTAAACCGGCGAATGTCCAGTCGGGCTGTTTCACAAATAAGCATAGTACTTTTTCTTAAGTTCTTTAAATTGACAGCTATTAAGTAAGTTAGCAAAAAAAAGCAAGATGGTTAAGTACACCACAACCATATTGAAGTTTGAGAAGCAGGGGAAAAAGACTGGTTGGACATATATCGTTATACCTGAAGATATCGCACAGGAGCTAAAGCCGGGTAATAAAAAGACTTTCCGCGTAAAGGGAAAGCTCGATAAATATGCCATCGAAGCGCTGGCGCTGTTGCCGATGGGAGATGGTTCCTTTATCCTGCCATTGAATGCGGACATCCGCAAAGGGATCGCTAAAAGGGTAGGTGCACAGCTGAATGTACAGCTACAGGAAGATGATAACCCGGATCCCGTGACATCTCCGGAATTTATGGAATGCCTGCAGGATGAGCCGGAAGCCCTGGCGTTCTTCAACACGCTGACCAAAGGTCATCAAAACTATTTCCTCAAATGGATAGAGAGTGCTAAAACTGCACCTACCAAGGCGAAACGTATCGCTCAGTCCATTACCGGACTGGCCCGTAAACACGATTATGGCACGATGATCCGATCAAATAAAGGAAAGTAGTACCTTCGCGGCAAAATAAAGTGATTACATGTATAAAGTAGGTGAATACAACCTTTTACGGGTAAAGAAGGAAAGCGAATACGGCCTGTTCCTTGATGGCGGAGACCAGGAGATCCTGATGCCCAAACGTTTCGTACCTGCCGGCGCCCAAAAGGGAGATGAACTCAGCGTATTCATTTACCACGATTCTGAAAACAGGCTGACCGCTACCAACCAGGAGCCTTATGGCATAGTGGGTGATATTGTGAACCTGAAAGCTACCGGGGTGACAGAACAAGGCGCATTCCTCGACTGGGGACTGATGAAAGACCTGTTTGTTCCTGCGTCTAAACAGATCAGCAAAATGCATCCTGGCCAGGATTACCTCGTAAAGATCTACCTGGATGAACTGACAAACAGGGTAGCCGCTACAGAGAAAATAGACCCTTATCTGAGCAACGAAAACCTGACTGTAAAGGAAATGGATGTTGTTGACATGATCATATACCGTCGTTCGGAAATTGGTTTCATTGTTATCATCAACAATCTGCATACCGGTGTATTGCATTACAGCGAAGTATTCGGTACATTGGATATAGGCGACAAACTCAAAGGATTTGTTAAATCCATTAAAGGGGATAAGATCGACGTTGTCGTTGGTAAACCTGGTTATGAACGTGTGGAAAGTGAAGCTGATAAGATCCTGCGACTGCTGAAAGAAAATGATGGGTATCTGCCTTATCACGATAAATCAGATCCCGAAGAGATCTATGAATTCTTCAGCATGAGTAAAAAGACCTTTAAGATGACAACAGGTGCTTTGTATAAACAGCGAAAGATCGTCTTCACTCAGACCGGTATTAAACTGGTAGAGGAAGAATAAAACAAAACAGCGGGGATGCAATGGCATCCCCGCTGTTTTGTTTTATAGCAAGTTTTATTATTGATTTGCTTTACTTAGTGGAATAACCCCATGTTGTTCGGCATAAATAAGAATATCCTCACTCTCAGATAAGTCAACATAATTAACAAATCCCGAACTTTTCAATTGCACCCACATGTCATGTTGCTTGGGAAAGACATCTTTTGAAGGTTCCTGTGATATAACGAAGTCTTTCATGGGAACCTTTTTTTCTTTGAACACGGGTAACGTATCCGGCGGCGTCTATATGCTGTTGGTAACAAACGGGAAAAAATATTACACGAAAAAGATTGTCATACAGTAACGACCAGCTCCCTGTAAATATGTAAAAAGGCTGCCCACCAATCTGGTGGACAGCCTTTTGCGGTAGATCTCATCCTTACTTACTTGCCAATTTTTACGTGCTTCAGTTCAGCGCCTTCTCTTATTTCTTCGTTTGCGCTAGCCAGAATGGTGTCGCCTTCGTTGAGATTTCCATAGATTTCCACTTTGCCATCTGCATCGCGACCGGTTTGTACCTGCACTCTTTCAGCTTTGCCATTTGTCACCCTGATCACAAATACATTTAAAGTAGAATTAACCACTGCTGCTTTCGGTACAATGAATGTACTGTCAGCCGCATCCATCGGAATATTCACTTCTGCGATCATGCCCGGCAGCAGTTTCTTATCATTGTTGATCACATCCATTTCAATACGCTGGGAACGCAGACGCGTGTCCAGTGCACCGGACAGACGATTCACCTTCGCGGTAAAGCTCTTACCGGTAAATGCCTTTACATTGAACTTCACTTCGCTGTTATTAGACAGGTAACTGGTGTAGGCTTCCGGAACGGAGATCACAAGACGCAGTTTCTTTTGCTCCTGTAGGGAAAATAAAGGGTATTCAGAGCCTTTTCCGCTTGGGCCGACATAGGCGCCCACGCTTACGTTTTTCGCGCTTATAACGCCTGCAAATGGCGCTCTGATCTCCAGGTAGTTCCTGTTGTCAGCGATCTCCCGGTAAGCTGCCTTACCGGACTCCCACTGTGCCAGGTCCGATTTCATGCGTGCCTGTGCAATGTCCAGGTCGTTTTTAGATACGGTGCCTGGTGTCAGACTGGTATTATACAAGCGGTCGTAGTTGGCTTTGCTGGCCAGGTATACCGCTTCCTGCGATTTGATCCTGGATTCTGCACCAGCCAGCTGTGAGCTGATCTCCGGTGCTTCCATCGTAGCCAGCAGCTGCCCCTGACTTACCTCTGACCCTACGTCCACATGCAGCTTCTTGATGAAACTATTCACCTTCGCATAGATGTCTACATTCTGGTAAGCGATCAGCTCACCAGGTATTTGCAGGGAAGAGGTCAGCTTACCCTTCTGCAGTGATATGGCCGCTACAGCTGCTTCTTCCTGTGTGTTTTCTCCTTTCTTTGCTGATTTACCTTCTGTATGACCGCAGCTGCTGAAAAGTAGTGTGGCAGGTAAACTTATTGTGATAGCGAGTGCTTTAAGACTGTTCATATTATTCGTGTAAGGATGGTACATAGTTTTTACTTTCTTTATCTTCCGGATCAAGTGATACGGACTGGGTCGTTGTCTTACCCTGTGCCCACGCAAATACCAGTGGCAGTATGAAGAGCGTACTGAAGGTAGATGCGATCAGGCCACCGATCACCGCACGTCCGAGCGGAGATGTCTGGTCGCCGGACTCTCCAAGGCCACTCGCCATTGGTATCATACCCGCTACCATCGCAAGGCTGGTCATCAGGATCGGACGGAGACGCAAACCTACCGCTTCTTTTGCGGAAAGCAGCGCATCACCGTTGCCCAGTCGTAACTGTTCTGCATTCGTGATCAGTAACACCGCATTCGAAATAGATACCCCCACCGACATGATGATACCCATGTAAGACTGCAGGTTCAGTGTTGATCCGGTGATCACCAGTAAGGTCAGTGATCCGATCAGTACTGCCGGCACGGATGCCAGTACTACCGCTGATACTTTGAATGACTGGAAGTTCGCCGCCAGCATCAGGAAGATCACGACGATCGCCACCAACAAACCTGACTGCAGACTGTCCAGCGTGTCGGTCAGTGTAGAGCTGAGACCGATCAGTTCTACGTTCAGACCACGTGGCAGTTCGCCAATGGCGTTGATGGCTGCCTGTACATCCGTAGACGCTGTACCCAGGTCGATGTTGTTGGTGTTCGCAGTTACCGACAGACTTGGAATAGCCCCCAGGTTATCTGCTTCACCATATGTTGTATCCGGAACGATGGTCGCGACATCGCCTAATACCGGTCTGCTGGAATTCTTCAGCAACGGGATCTCCGCAATGGACTGAATATCCGTCATTTTGTTCTCCGGCACCTGTACCTGTACACTGTAACTCAGATTCGATTTCTCATCGATCCAGATATTCTTTTCTGTGTAACGGGAAGAGGAAGTGGAGGCGGTCAGTGAACGGGATATATCACTTACATCCACTCCCAGCTGTGCGGCACGTACACGGTCAATGTTCACACGCAGGGACGGATATTTCGTAGACTGTCCCAGCTGAACATCTCTCAGGTAAGGGATCTCTTTCAGTTTGGCTATCAGTTTTTTCGCATACTGCTCGTTCTGTTGCTTGTTCCTGCCAGTAAACCTCACCTCTATCGGGGTGGGTGAACCCTGGCTCAGGATCTTATCGGTCAACTCGATCGGCTCAAAAGACGGCTTCACACCTGGCAGTTCCTGCTGCATCGCATCCCTGATCTTGTCTTTCAGCTCGTCCATATTCACCTTATATTCTTCTTCCAGTGCCACCTGGATCACCGCTTCCTGCGGACCCGGCATGAACAGGTAGATAGGGCTGATGGAGAACTGTCCCGGGTGCTGACCTACATAAGCTGAAGAGATAGACACATGCTCAGGACCAACGATCTTTTTGATCGCCTCGATCGTTTTGATGGTGATCTCTTCTGTCTTCTCTGCCCGGGTACCTTCCGGCGCCCGCAAACGCAGCTGGAACTGACTGCCATTGCCACGTGGTAATACGTCACGACCAATGCTGTTGAGCAGGAGCACTACCAGACCGATACCTCCGATCAGGTAAATGCTTACGATCACCCTGCGTGCCGGCATCATCCTGTTCATAAAGCGCATGAACCGGTTACGTACTTTTTCGAACATGGAGACCTTACCGTCATTATTGAAGTCTGCTCTTTCTACCAGCTCTTTTTTATCATGATGTGATACTGCTTCTCCGGCTTTATGTCCATGGTCTTTCATCAGCCAGTTGGCCATGATAGGTACGAAGGTCTGTGCCAGGAAGTAAGAGATGATCATCGCAAAACCAATGGCCAGTGCCAGTGGCAGGAACAGCGAGCCTGGAATACCTCCCATAGTGAATGCGGGTGCAAATACCGCGAGGATACAGAAGAGGATCAGCAGTTTAGGGAAAGCGATCTCCTTACACGCATCCCAGATGGCGAGTCCCTTCGGCTTACCCATATCCAGGTGCTGGTGTATGTTTTCTATCGTTACCGTACTCTCATCCACAAGGATACCGATCGCCAGTGCCAGACCACTCAGGGTCATGATGTTGATGGTTTGCCCCGCCAGCTTCAGGCAAAGCACGGCCGCAATAATGGACGTCGGAATGGTCAGGATCACGATCAGTGCGCCTCTCGGGTCACCGAGGAATAACAGTACCATCAGACCTGTCAGGATCGCACCAATAGCTCCTTCACTGATCAGACTCTTCACCGCATTGATCACATATACCGACTGGTCAAATTCATATGTCAGTTTCACATCCTCCGGCAGCAGCGACTGGAATTTCGGTAATGCTGCTTTCAGTTTCTGTACCACTTCCCAGGTGGAAGCATCACCGGATTTTGCTACGGACAGATATACGGAACGGCGTCCGTTCACCAGTGCATAACCGGCGGTTACATCCGCACCATCTTCTACAGTGGCGACATCGCGGAGATAGAGGTTCTGTACACCACCTTTGAAAAGTGGGATATTTTCAAAGTCTTTTACCGTTCTGATAGCCGTATTGGCAGGAGTGATATAGTTCACATCGCCGATACGCAAGTTACCGGAAGGAGACGTCTGGTTATTGATACGCAGTGCCTCTACCAGCTGGTCAGGCGTCATATTGTGAGAACGCAGCAGCTCAGGGTCGGCCTTGATCACTACAGTACGTAGGTTACCACCGAAAGGAGGAGCCGATACCAGACCAGGGATCTGTGTAAAGGAGGCACGTACATACGTGTTGGCCAGGTCAAGCAGTTCGTTATTACCGCGTTTCTCGCTACTCAGTACCAGCTGACCTACAGGCAGGGTAGAGGCGTCGAAACGTATAATGAACGGCGGCTGCGAGCCCGGTGGGAAGATAGCCTGGATACGGTTACAGAAAGCGCTTAGCTCTGCCTGCGCCTGTGCCATGTTCGTACCGGGATAGAAACTCACCTTGATGAGGGTCAGGCCCTGTATATTCTTTGTTTCAATGGCCTTGATACCATTTACATAGAGCAATATGTTGATGTACTGTTTACCAAAGTATGCTTCCATCTGGGTAGGGGTGTATCCTCCGAAAGGGTGCGCGATGTACATCACCGGCAGGTCCAGTTTCGGGAAGATGTCAACCTTGATCGTTCTTACGGCACCTATACCGAAGAAGAAGAGGGCAGCCACTATTACCAGTATGGATATTGGTTTGCGTAATGCTGTTCTTATCAGGTTCATTTAATTAGAATTCATTGATGAATAGAGAAAAATTGCCACTCGCCGCTGCTTTCAGCAATAGTGCCTGCCATACGTTGGTATAGGCAATATCACGGTCGGTTTCTGCACGGTTCAGTGTATAGAATACCTGTGTAACATCTACAATGGTATTCAGACCGTTCCTGTAGAGCACTGTCCGCTGGTTATACGCTTCACTCGCTGCGCTTACCTGGATAGGTGCTTCTGCGTAGTTGTCCAGCGCATACCTGATCCTGCTGTCTGATAATGATAGCTGTGCTGTCAGTTGCTGGCGGGCCAGTTCATATTCATCCTGTAAGCCTTTGGAGATGAATTTCTGCGAGGCGGTCTGGTGTTTTACTCTCAGTGGAGAGGTAATGTTCCAGGTAACGCCTACTCCCAGCAGATAGTTGGTACGGTTCGGCTTTACACCATCCCAGTAGCCTTTCGAGTAAGCTGTCTGGTCGGTGATGTAGTCAGCATTAAAACCGGAACCTCTTGTCTGTACGGCACTGAATACAGAAAATGCCGGGAAGTTCAGTGTATGTATATATCTGGCCTGTTCATCACTCAGCCTGATACGGTTTTCGTAGTACTTCAGCAGAGGGTGTCCCTGTACACCCACGTTCACACTATCGGAAAGTGCGGATGGTATACGGGTAATAAATACAGTATCAAGTGTAAAGGTGGTAGGTGGAACACCCATGAGTTGCGCCAGCTGATTGGCGTACGTCTGCTCGGCATCTTTCGCCTTCGTGTAGGAGATCTTTGCATTGGATACCTCTGCATTGGCCAGGGTAGAGTCTACTCCGGGTATCAGGCCATTCAGAGCTCTTGTCACTACGACAGCGCGGAATGTATCTGCACGCTCCAGGTTATTTGCCCATGACCTGGTCAGACGCTGTGCCGCCAGCAGGTTCAGGTAAGCGCCCGCTACTCTTACGGAGTGCTGGAACTGTTCCTGTTCCCAGTCAGCCTGGTCTCTCGCTACAGCTGCCTGTGCCGTTTTGATCCTTTCCCTTGCTCTGCCGAAGGCAAAGAAATCCCAGTTGATGTTGGCGAGGTAAAGTCCGCCAAAAGCTGCATTCCAGTTCTGTGACGGCAGCGTAGGTCCTGAAGAGGCCACCCCTAATCCGTTCAGACCATAAGACGGACCAAACTGCCCGTTGACAGTACCATAATCCTGTTGGGCGGACAGGTTCAGGTTAGGTAAATATTCCCGCTTCGCCTGTGTAGCGGTGGCTTTTGACGCGTTCAGATAGTTGGCTTTCGCCTTGACGGTACCGTAGTTGGCCAGCGCGGTCTGTACTGCGTCTTTTAACGTCAGTACCTGCTGTGCGTGTAGTGCCTCCATAGACCCGTGCCATAACAGCAGGAAGAGCACTACCGCGATTCTTTTTGTTTGCATGATAATACTTAAACATTAAGACCATGAACCTTACAGCTGCTTTTCGGGAAGAAGTGTGCTGTTTTCTTCCTTCTGCTGCCTTACGTTCTCTGTTGATTCCTCGAAAATTATTTGCATGATATGCCACCCTTCGGTGTAGTCATACTGAATGTTGAAATGATTGACGTCGCAGATCTGTTTGACAATGGCCAGACCTATACCAATTGAATCACTGTTCCTGCTTCCTTTTTTGAAACGCCGGAACAGTTGTCCGGTAGGCACTTCCGGCGGCATGCCCGTATTACTGATCACCAGTTGCGACCTGTTGAGCTGTACACTGATCTTACCTCCCTGCACGTTGTGTCTGATGGCATTGCTCAGCAGATTGCCAAGCAGGATATCCGTCAGCGCGGGATGTAGCTGTACCTCCACGCCTGTAGAGATGTGCGTATCCAGTGCAATGAATTTCATATCCATCAATTCGGAAAATGTCTGCAGCGCATCTGTTACCAGCTGTGACATAGAGATGGGCTGCCGGGTGGCAAACTCGTTGTTTTCAAGTCTGGCCAGCAATGTCAGTGAGCTGTTGATCCGGGATAACTTATCAATCTCGTTCTGCATATCTCCGATCAGGGGAACAATGCTGCCCTCTTCTTTACCCTGGAGATAAGATTCTGTCAGCAGTTCCAGTTTGTTGCGTAACACTGCCAGCGGTGTCTGTAGCTCGTGTGACGCATTTTCTGTAAACTCTTTCAGTGAGCGGTAATCATCCAGCGCTTTATCTGTCATCGTACTCAGGAAACAGTTCAACGTATTCAGCTCCGCAGCGTTGGCTTTCGGCAGCTGCAGCGATTTTTTGTCCTTGAGATTGAAGGCGCGCACTTTCTTCAGCGTCTGATGGAAAGGCGCCAGTATAAGCCTTGATACAAAGCGGGCGGACAATACCGTCAATGTCAGCAGGATCGCAAAGATCCAGATGAAAGAACTTAAGAGGCCCTGTAATATCTCATTCGCCTTGGTGATGTAGTTATAAGACGAAATACTGTAATAGTGGCCGTTAATATTGTAGAAAGAGGTGACCGTCAGCCGGCACTCTCTATGCTGTAACATGGTGTTATAAAAGGTGTATTCACGTACATTGTACTTATCCACCGGAATCTCATTCTGCAGCTGTGTGATCTCTACTGGCCTGCCGCGCATGTAGGTATCCGGCGATACACCATTCCGCATCTGCTTCGCCATCTGGTCATTATTGACCTTCAGCCGGTTGATCTCCGCCTGATCTATTCCGGACTTCACCTTGTGGTAAGCGATCACAAATCCTACCAGCATCGCTGTCAGCGTGATGCAGATGTACCAGAGTGTGAATTTGTTGATCAGCTTCATGATGCAGCAGTATTAAATTTGTACCCTAATCCGTACACCGTGT
The DNA window shown above is from Chitinophaga agri and carries:
- the glgX gene encoding glycogen debranching protein GlgX, whose product is MNNHTVVYPGSPYPLGATWDGKGVNFALYADNATGVELCLFNTTADEVEAAKIKIRERSHQVWHCYIPDLKPGQLYGFRVHGPYEPQNGHRFNAKKLLIDPYAKAIAGTINWSDALFSYKMGDPEEDLSFSDVDSVPFIPKCVVIDQSFDWEGDRAPRIAYNESIIYETHVKGFTKLHPEIPEEIRGTYAGMAHPVTINYLKELGITAVELMPVHHFVADRHLVDRGLTNYWGYNTIGFFAPDARYAASGVLGEQVSEFKHLVKTLHKAGIEVILDVVYNHTGEGNHMGPTLSFRGIDNASYYRLTEDKRYYMDYTGTGNTLNAYLPNVLRLMMDSLRYWIQDMHVDGFRFDLASTLARELHEVNTLSAFFDIIYQDPVISQVKLIAEPWDIGEGGYQVGKFPPGWAEWNGKYRDCIRDYWRGADSMLGEFAERFTGSSDLYKNDYRSPTASINFVTAHDGFTLHDLVSYNDKHNEANLDDNRDGEDHNRSWNCGAEGPTDDEVVLALRRRQQRNFFATLLLSQGVPMIVAGDEQGRTQQGNNNCYCQDNEMSWVHWEHVDQDLMQFTRQLIALRKAHPAFCRRRWFQGQPIKGIGLEDIAWFLPDGSEMSDEHWSHDFAKSMAVFFNGKGLHASGPQGEQIVDDNFYIIFNAHYEPLEFCLPAQKYGHTWTKIIDTCDMQVQTGSEEYKAEQKINVDARSVVVLSHKLMH
- a CDS encoding GNAT family N-acetyltransferase; amino-acid sequence: MLICETARLDIRRFTIDDAPFVYRLLNSPTWLTYIGDRNIRGLHDARNYIINGPQASYDQYGFGLYLIALKEDKTPIGMTGLIKRDGLDDVDIGFAFLPDYTGKGYAYEAANAVKEYALTTLKLPRVAAITTQKNVHAIALLNKIGLHHERMIQLPGSPAQFMYFINQ
- a CDS encoding YdeI/OmpD-associated family protein, which produces MVKYTTTILKFEKQGKKTGWTYIVIPEDIAQELKPGNKKTFRVKGKLDKYAIEALALLPMGDGSFILPLNADIRKGIAKRVGAQLNVQLQEDDNPDPVTSPEFMECLQDEPEALAFFNTLTKGHQNYFLKWIESAKTAPTKAKRIAQSITGLARKHDYGTMIRSNKGK
- a CDS encoding CvfB family protein — its product is MYKVGEYNLLRVKKESEYGLFLDGGDQEILMPKRFVPAGAQKGDELSVFIYHDSENRLTATNQEPYGIVGDIVNLKATGVTEQGAFLDWGLMKDLFVPASKQISKMHPGQDYLVKIYLDELTNRVAATEKIDPYLSNENLTVKEMDVVDMIIYRRSEIGFIVIINNLHTGVLHYSEVFGTLDIGDKLKGFVKSIKGDKIDVVVGKPGYERVESEADKILRLLKENDGYLPYHDKSDPEEIYEFFSMSKKTFKMTTGALYKQRKIVFTQTGIKLVEEE
- a CDS encoding efflux RND transporter periplasmic adaptor subunit, whose product is MNSLKALAITISLPATLLFSSCGHTEGKSAKKGENTQEEAAVAAISLQKGKLTSSLQIPGELIAYQNVDIYAKVNSFIKKLHVDVGSEVSQGQLLATMEAPEISSQLAGAESRIKSQEAVYLASKANYDRLYNTSLTPGTVSKNDLDIAQARMKSDLAQWESGKAAYREIADNRNYLEIRAPFAGVISAKNVSVGAYVGPSGKGSEYPLFSLQEQKKLRLVISVPEAYTSYLSNNSEVKFNVKAFTGKSFTAKVNRLSGALDTRLRSQRIEMDVINNDKKLLPGMIAEVNIPMDAADSTFIVPKAAVVNSTLNVFVIRVTNGKAERVQVQTGRDADGKVEIYGNLNEGDTILASANEEIREGAELKHVKIGK
- a CDS encoding efflux RND transporter permease subunit yields the protein MNLIRTALRKPISILVIVAALFFFGIGAVRTIKVDIFPKLDLPVMYIAHPFGGYTPTQMEAYFGKQYINILLYVNGIKAIETKNIQGLTLIKVSFYPGTNMAQAQAELSAFCNRIQAIFPPGSQPPFIIRFDASTLPVGQLVLSSEKRGNNELLDLANTYVRASFTQIPGLVSAPPFGGNLRTVVIKADPELLRSHNMTPDQLVEALRINNQTSPSGNLRIGDVNYITPANTAIRTVKDFENIPLFKGGVQNLYLRDVATVEDGADVTAGYALVNGRRSVYLSVAKSGDASTWEVVQKLKAALPKFQSLLPEDVKLTYEFDQSVYVINAVKSLISEGAIGAILTGLMVLLFLGDPRGALIVILTIPTSIIAAVLCLKLAGQTINIMTLSGLALAIGILVDESTVTIENIHQHLDMGKPKGLAIWDACKEIAFPKLLILFCILAVFAPAFTMGGIPGSLFLPLALAIGFAMIISYFLAQTFVPIMANWLMKDHGHKAGEAVSHHDKKELVERADFNNDGKVSMFEKVRNRFMRFMNRMMPARRVIVSIYLIGGIGLVVLLLNSIGRDVLPRGNGSQFQLRLRAPEGTRAEKTEEITIKTIEAIKKIVGPEHVSISSAYVGQHPGQFSISPIYLFMPGPQEAVIQVALEEEYKVNMDELKDKIRDAMQQELPGVKPSFEPIELTDKILSQGSPTPIEVRFTGRNKQQNEQYAKKLIAKLKEIPYLRDVQLGQSTKYPSLRVNIDRVRAAQLGVDVSDISRSLTASTSSSRYTEKNIWIDEKSNLSYSVQVQVPENKMTDIQSIAEIPLLKNSSRPVLGDVATIVPDTTYGEADNLGAIPSLSVTANTNNIDLGTASTDVQAAINAIGELPRGLNVELIGLSSTLTDTLDSLQSGLLVAIVVIFLMLAANFQSFKVSAVVLASVPAVLIGSLTLLVITGSTLNLQSYMGIIMSVGVSISNAVLLITNAEQLRLGNGDALLSAKEAVGLRLRPILMTSLAMVAGMIPMASGLGESGDQTSPLGRAVIGGLIASTFSTLFILPLVFAWAQGKTTTQSVSLDPEDKESKNYVPSLHE
- a CDS encoding TolC family protein: MQTKRIAVVLFLLLWHGSMEALHAQQVLTLKDAVQTALANYGTVKAKANYLNASKATATQAKREYLPNLNLSAQQDYGTVNGQFGPSYGLNGLGVASSGPTLPSQNWNAAFGGLYLANINWDFFAFGRARERIKTAQAAVARDQADWEQEQFQHSVRVAGAYLNLLAAQRLTRSWANNLERADTFRAVVVTRALNGLIPGVDSTLANAEVSNAKISYTKAKDAEQTYANQLAQLMGVPPTTFTLDTVFITRIPSALSDSVNVGVQGHPLLKYYENRIRLSDEQARYIHTLNFPAFSVFSAVQTRGSGFNADYITDQTAYSKGYWDGVKPNRTNYLLGVGVTWNITSPLRVKHQTASQKFISKGLQDEYELARQQLTAQLSLSDSRIRYALDNYAEAPIQVSAASEAYNQRTVLYRNGLNTIVDVTQVFYTLNRAETDRDIAYTNVWQALLLKAAASGNFSLFINEF
- a CDS encoding sensor histidine kinase; the protein is MKLINKFTLWYICITLTAMLVGFVIAYHKVKSGIDQAEINRLKVNNDQMAKQMRNGVSPDTYMRGRPVEITQLQNEIPVDKYNVREYTFYNTMLQHRECRLTVTSFYNINGHYYSISSYNYITKANEILQGLLSSFIWIFAILLTLTVLSARFVSRLILAPFHQTLKKVRAFNLKDKKSLQLPKANAAELNTLNCFLSTMTDKALDDYRSLKEFTENASHELQTPLAVLRNKLELLTESYLQGKEEGSIVPLIGDMQNEIDKLSRINSSLTLLARLENNEFATRQPISMSQLVTDALQTFSELMDMKFIALDTHISTGVEVQLHPALTDILLGNLLSNAIRHNVQGGKISVQLNRSQLVISNTGMPPEVPTGQLFRRFKKGSRNSDSIGIGLAIVKQICDVNHFNIQYDYTEGWHIMQIIFEESTENVRQQKEENSTLLPEKQL